The genomic DNA TTGCAAAAAAGAAATAATATATATGAGGTGGCTATGGATATTTTAAGCAGTCTGTTAGGCGCATTTATAGAGACATTTTTAATTTTAATGATTGGTTTTTATCTTATCGGCCTAGAGCTGAAAAACAGATTAATTGCAGTTTCAATTGTTAGCTTTTACGGAAGTGTCTTAATTATTATGTTAAAAAGCACTTTATCATTGGAAATTTATTTACTTATTCTCGTTTTATGTTTAGGTATATTGCTAGCGTTAATTTTGAATTTCAATATACTTCATTGTCTCCTACTGGTGTTTTTCGGAAGTCTTTGTTTGTTAATTGCCGAAAGTATTAGTTTTGCCCTTATTTTGCTTATAAGCAAGCCTTTGAATATTCAAGATCATTTTCTTGAACTGCATCCTTTAATTAAAGCTCTTCCTCATTGGACATTGTTAATGATTACTTATTTATTTTTAAAGAAGAAGGAAATACAAATTGTAAAAGGAAAACAGCTAGGAAAAATTCCTACAATTCATTTAGCGAATTTAGGAATAATCGGATCGTTAACACTATATTTTATTTGGTTTTATGAAAGGCATAACGAGTATATTATCAATTATCTTTCGACGGGATTCTTTATTGGCTCAACGATTACGATCTCATATTTATTTAAAGTCGGTTTAAATAGAAATATGGCGGAAATAGCAAGAAAAAATGAGGAACAATACGAAGAAGATGAAAAACAATATATCTCTCTTGTAGAATCGCAACGTCATGATTTTATACATCATTTATTAGCAGCTCACGGAATGCTTTCTGAAGGAAATAACGAGATGTGTAAAAACTATCTCAATGAAGTATTAAATGAAGCTTCTGTAATAAGTGAAGTCTTGCCTTTAAAATCGAGTGCTACTAGCGGGCTCTTACTGGCCTATAAAATGAAAGCAAGGCAAAAGGGAGTTACTATTAACTATAGTATTTTGGATAATTTAGCTGAAATACCTTGTAAAACATTTGAAACGAATCGAATTTTAGGTAATTTAATCCAAAATGCAATTGAAGAAGCTGAAAAAACGATCAAAAAGGAAGTAGCAATTTACATAAGAAAAAGCAAAAAATCTATTCAGATTGAAGTTTCTAATTATGGTGATATCGTTGAATTTTCCAATAATATTGATAAAATTTTTTTGCGCGGATTTTCTACCAAAGATTATACAGAAAATCAAGGTGCTGGACTAGTTAACGTTTACAAAATTGTAGAAAAATATAATGGATCAATATTCCCAGAAATCAAAAATGAACTAATAGTATTTACGGTTACTATTCCCATTAAAGTGAGGGTGATGAAAATATGAATTTCTATCCGAGTGAAATATCAAAAAATCTTTCTTCTGTTGTAGTCTTTTATCATCCAAAATACAAAGACAAAGAAGATAATATTCGCCATGGATTAGAGTGGATTATTTCTTGTCTAAATCAATTCCTTCTTGTTTTACTTCTCAGTTATCCTTTTAACCTTCATATGGAAGCTTTAATTTGCCTTGCAAGTGGAGCGTTGTTAAAAATGTTTGCTGGAGGTATTCATTTTTCAGGATACTTTAGATGTCTATTATTCAGTTCGTTTCAAGTCGTTTTAATCGCAACATTTAGCAACGCGTTAGATAAAGTCATATTTGTTCAATATATTCTATATCTTTTAATCTGTATATCTTTTTATATTCTACTAGTGAATGCTCCAAAGTTATACAAGAAAAAGGATCATTTTACTAACGAACAAAAAAACAAATTGAAAATAGCTGCACTTACAGTCTTTTTATTCTTAAGTATATACAGTTTGTTTTTGCAGCCATCCTATAAAATGTGTATATTAGCTAGCATGTTGTTGCAAGTTTATTCTGTTACAAAAATAGGTGAAATAACTACGTTATCTATCGATAACTGGTTATCCAATATATTACAAAAGAGGAGAGATATTTTATGAAATTTTTAGCTTCACTTTTGGGGTTTGTTGCTCTATTGACTGATAAAATAGCGACATTCAATAGCTGTTTTTGGTTTGCTTATGAACCAACCCCACCTGAAAAGAGGCAACATTTAAATGTTGACAAAAATTAATATAGCTATTGTCGATGATGAAGTTGCTGTTTTAAATCATTTGGTGAAGTTGTTTTCGAACATATCCGAAGTATCTCTAAAATGTATGACAACAAATGCAAACGAGTTAATAGAAAAGTTAAACACAATTAACATTGATGTAGTGCTTCTTGATATTAACATCCCTGAAATTGATGGCTTTCAGTTAGCAGACTATTTAAGATCAAACCATCCTTCTATAAAAATTATTTTTATGAGTGCATATCATGAATATGCATTAAAAGGTTATAACTTCTACCCAGAAGATTATCTTGTAAAACCAGTTAATTTTTTACGTTTAAAGCAAACAATAAATAGAATAACTAACCAATCAAACAGTATCGTAAATAATAAAATTGGGATTCGTTCAGACGGGGTTTTTAAGCTTATTAATGTCAACGAGATTAAATACGTGGAAAGGAAAGGCAGAAAAACAAGGATCTATTTAGAAAATAATCAAATTATCAATTGTAATGAAAATTTGAATGTGTTAGAACAAATGCTTGCAACAAAAGGATTTTATCGTACACATCAGTCGTTTTTAGTTCAGCTAGATAAAATTCAAGAAATTTCACCTGACAATTATATGAAATCATACAATATTAAATTAAAGGATTGTGAAACTAATATTAATGTTAGCAGGAATAAATACAAAGAATTAAAACAAGAGTTAGAAAAGTTTTTGCTAAGTTAAAACTAAACTGATAAATAAGTACAGGGTTTTGTATTTTTAAAAATCCTGTACTTTTATTGTAAGCCCGAATTCAAACAACGCATATAAAATAGAAGCACCTCCTGGTACGATAAGCGTATCTATTAAAAAAGGAGGTGCTTTTCAAATGCCACAACAAAAATTGACTATTGTCCCCGTTACATTACATACCAAAAACAATAATTCTTCTAGTTCAGTTCCAGCTGAGCTTTCCTCAAAACCTGCTTGCATGATTAAAACAGCAGCTGCGGAAATTGCCTTCTTCAACGGCGTAGAGGAGCACGTCATCCAAGCAATCATGAGGGAGTTGAAACATTGGTGAAACATGATTATACGGATGTGAAAAATATCTATATTATCTGTGGGAAAACGGATATGCGGAAGGGGATTGACGGATTGGCTACTCTAATTCAAGATTTTTTTGAATTAGACCCCTATGGCGACTCTATATTCTTATTTGCCGGATGGAAGAAAGATAGATATAAATGTCTGTATTTCGATGGGGATGGCTTCGCCATGCTCTATAAACGACTGGACAATGGTAAGCTACAATGGCCTAAAGATGAACAAGCAGTTCGTAATCTATCTCAGAAGGAGCTCAGGTGGTTGCTTGAGGGGTTATCCATTCAGCAGCCAAAGGCCATTCAACCATCGCCAAAAGGCGCGTTCTGAACTTTTTCTACCTATTTTTCCTTTATTTCAAGGTTTAAAATGATTATAATAGGAGTACGAAAATGGACGAAAAGTGGTGAACATTGTGGGAAAAGACTCTTCTTCAAAGGACAAATTAATTCAATTACTCGAAGAACAATTGGCTCATTCGAACCAGCAAAATAAAGAATTAATGAAGAAGATTGATTCTCTATCACAGCAAGTTCGCCAGCTAACAAAAGCTTTATATGGTTCTAAAACGGAGAAATCTAAATACAATGCGCCAGACGGGCAAGCCTCTTTATTTGATGATGATTCGTCTTTTAGCGATTCTGAGCACACAGAAGAACAAAGCCAACAGACGATTTCTTATACTGTTGTACGAAAAGTTCAAAAGAAAAAAAGAAACGATTCATTACATGATGACATTGAAGTAGATGACATTCATCATCATCCAGAAAATACAATCTGTGAGTGTTGCCAAGGGCAAATGATTGAGATCGGCAGCACAATCGTACGTGAAGAGGCAGAATTCATTCCAGCAAGGATGAAGAAAATTCAACACATTGAACATGCTTATGGGTGTACAAAATGTAAGGGGGATTCATCCCAACCAGCGCAAATAAAACGTGGGAAAGCACCACAACCAGTTATTCAACGCAGTATTACTAGTCCCAGTGTACTTGCCAAAGTTATCTATGATAAATTTGTGCAGTACTTACCCCTTCACCGTCAGGTGAAGGAATGGGTTCGTTATGGACTGGATACGAATGACAAAAACCTTTCCAATTGGGTCATTCGTGTAGCAGGTGATTGGCTACTTCCTATCTATGAACGAATGAAAACGATCATGATGGCAAAATCCGTTTTACATATTGATGAAACGTATGCAAAAATTATCAATCGTTCTGACGGTAAACCGGGTCAAGCCAATGCCTATAACTGGGTCTACCGAAGTATACCTTGCCAGGGGCCAACGATAGTTCTATTTCAAAGTTCATTATCACGTGCACGTTCAGTTCTTGAAAGTTTTATTGAAGATTATTCAGGAACGATTATCTGTGATGGTTATTCTGCATATGACAAAATTGAAGGAATCAGCTTTGCGAATTGTTGGGCTCATGTTCGGCGTTATTGGCTGAAAGCAGACAGCAAAAATGGCCGAATTGGTGTGAAGTATTGCGATGATTTGTATCGGCTCGAGAGGAAGTTTAAACATTTGTCCCCGAGTAAAACGTAGAAAAAAACGCAAAAAGTTTTCAAAGCCAATAGTGGAGGAATTCCTTAACTGGGTTGAAACATCGCCATTCTTCGGAAAAAATGCCCTTGCGAAGGCGGCAGAATATACACTTAATAGAGCTGATGGATTAAAGGCATTCTTATATGATGGCCGGATTGAAATTGATAATAATCCCGCGGAAAATGCCATCCGACCCAATGTCATTGGAAGAAAAAATTGGCTATTTTCGGTCAGCGAAGCTGGGGCAAAAGCCAACGCCATTTGTTTGAGTATCGCAGAAAAACAGCCAAAAGTAACGGCATCGATTTCTACGAATATATAAAAAAGCTTTTGACCGATCTACCAAATTGTAGTATCCATCAGAACCCTGAAATTTTAGATCAATATATGCCATGGTCGAAAATGATCAAGGCAGAATGTAGTAAATAAATGTAGTAAATAAATGAAATTAGCCGTATTTTGACCAAAAAGATCATGAAATACGGTTAATTGTCATGCGCACCAGAAGGTGCGCATATTTTTATAGTTCGGGCTTACCTTTTATTTTGCTAAACACCTAGATTAATTATTGAAGATGATTGATTAACAAATATCCAATTTTTATTAAAGATAAATTAAGGTTGTGGTAAAACTCTAATAAGATACCAATATTATACTAATTTGTGAAAGGAGCGATATAAAATGTGGGCAATTTGTTTTAATGAATTTAAAGGGCATTTTAAAAGTATTAAATCAATTATTGTAATAGCTATCATCTTCGGAGTAACTTTTCTTTCCGCAGACTTTATGACAAATGTAGCGGTTCAACTTGAATTAGAGGAATTAGGAACTGATCGATTTGCTATCGGAGCTTTCTTTATGATATTCGTATTTGGCTTCATTTTTATTACTGGTTTATCCCATGATTTAATTAACAGAGAAGTAAGCACTAGGACGATGAGATTCCTTGTAACAAAAACATCCAGAACAAAAATATTATTAGGTAAATATTTTGGCGTTTGGCTTTTTTGGCTCTTTTGCATCTTTACCTCTTTCATATTAATTACAATTATATCAAAAAATTTTCTATGGTCGGGGATCATCGAAAATATGATATTTATCTCTGCCGCCTTAGCCTTAAATTTAATTTTTTCAATTTTAATACCGAAACCATCAGTTTCTATGTTTTTTGGGATCGTTTTCGCTTTAGTTTTTCCAGTCATTAGTTTTTGGGCAATTTATGACGAAAGACTTTTTATTCATTGGTTTAAGTTCTTTACCCCTTATTACTATTCAACTATAGGACATTCTTACTTCCTTATTAACATTGGCTACACGGTTGTTTTGTTGCTTATTGCAATAAAGCTCTTTGAAAGGAGAGATTTATAGTGAACGTCATAGAAGCACATAACATGACAAAAATCTATGGACCGAAAACGGTTGTTAATAATGTGAATTTAATTGTAAAGAAAGGAGAAATATATGGATTTTTAGGTCGGAACGGCGCAGGGAAGTCGACCTTTATTAATATGATTACAGGGATTGTCAGACCGACTTCAGGTGAATTTAAGTTATTGAACGAATCGAAGCTAGATAAAGTTTATCATAGAATTGGCGTTCTTCCTGATTATTCAACGTTTTATGATTCATTAACAGCACTAGGACACCTTAAATATTATTCAAAAATTAATGGATATAGCATTTCTACAAAGGAAGGACAATCAATTTTAGATCGAGTAGGACTCCTTGAACATGCCAATAAAAAAGCAGGAAAATTTTCATTTGGTATGAAAAAGAAATTGGGAATTGCACAAGCCATTGTTCATAACCCAGAATTGATCTTCTTAGATGAACCAACTTCTGGGATTGATGCTGAATCGGGACTGAACATTCAGCAATTAATTCTAGACTTAAAAGCAGAGGGTAAGACGATTTTTATGACGTCCCATAATTTAAATGAGGTTGAAAAAATTTGTACCCGCATGGCAATTATGAAAGATGGATCTATCTTAAATGAAGGTACATTAGAAGATTTAAGAATGCGATATTCTTCCTCAATTGAAGTTGAAATTAAGCATTCGGCATTCTCTAATCGAGAAATTGATTTAATTCCTCAGTTTCTAAATTCAATTGGAAAGAATGTTAAAACTAAGGGCAATAAAACATCATTAGTGGTAAATTCGGAAGAAAAAATCCCTTCCATCGTCAGAGCATTAACGAACCATAAAATTGATATTTATCGATTAAACGTAAATGAACCTTCTTTGGAAGAAATATTTTTAGATAAAAGGAAAGAAAAGAAAAAAATATCGTAATATGACAGACTGTTGTCAAACGTTCGCATTGCTCGTTACTTGTACTTCGTTGTATAGCTTATGAACGACTGTCCTAATTACTTTCGCCTCGTACTGCGCAATACATTTTTTTGGGAGCTTTGGCTATTGAAAGCCCTTCTTTCCTAGCTGGTGACATCCAATAACCAGCTCCCTCCTTATTTTTAGAAAAAGAATGATTTCAAAGCATTAACACCCACAAGCTACTTTACTTAATAGTGCTCGCCTTTTGCTTACATGTTAATCATTTTGTTTGCTAATGAAAAAGAAAAGCACCTTATTTATTGGTAACAAAAATAAAAAGAACAAAAGGAAGACTTAGAAGCCACCTAATAACTGATTCTATTTAGTCTAAAAGAAAATACTGTTTTATCATATGGCTTGCTGGAAAGCGTAATTTCACCATCCATCAGTTCAATAAGCCGCTTCGTAATCGTCAATCCTAGCCCACTTCCCTGAAATGCTTTATTTCGGGAATCTTCAAGCGTGTACAATCTTTAAAAAACTTTTTGTTTATGTATTTCATCAATCCCCTTACCTTTGTCCCAAACATCAACATAAACATATTCATCTTCAACTCTTAAATCAAGTCCAATCAATTTCCCTTCATATCCATAGTTAATAGCATTTGAAATTAAATTATTTAACACCCGATTAAGAGCCTCTTCATTGCCTAATACATAGACGTTATCTTTCGGAATATTAATTTCAACTTCTATATTTTTGTTAGCTAAAATATCGTAAAAGGATAAGATATTTTTTCTGCATACTTCACTTAAATTCACTTTTGTCACTGGAACATCTTGATCACCAGATTCTAATTTTGCAAGATTAAAAAACTTATTAATTAGATCTAGTAATTCCACTGTTTTATTTTGTACCTTTTTCAGAGATTTCATTCTCTCTTCTTTACTTAATTCTTGATTCATTTGCAAGATTTCGATGTATCCTAATATAACTGTGAGTGGAGTTTTGAAATCGTGAGAGATATTTGAAAGCATTTTTTTTAATTCTTCTTCCGTTTTTTTATGATTTGCAATTGTTTTTTGGTTCTTATATAACAGATCGTTTATATCGGTTAAAATTTTCATTAAATATTGATCATTCGTCATAACTAACAGCTTTTCAGCTGTTTTTTTTTCAATAATGGTTTTTAATTTTCCATGTATGTATACTAAATGCTTATTTCTCACGATTATTTTCTGATATTGAATCCAAATGACCACAATGAAGATGATAATAATCATGAATAATACAACTGTCATTTAAAACTCCCCGAGCTTATATCCTATTCCCCATAAAGTTTTAATATATTGGGGTGAAGATGGATTTTCCTCTATTTTTTCTCTAATTCTTCTAATATGAACATTAATGATATTCTCATCTCCATAATAATCTTCATGCCAAATCAAGTTATAAATTTGCTCTTTCGTATAAACTCTGCTAGGATTTTGCACAAACAGCTTTAAAATATTAAATTCCTTTGCTGTTAATTGTAATTTTTCCCCATTTTTCACAACCGAATAGTTGGATAAATCTACTTGCAAGTTACCAATCTGCAAAAAG from Bacillus aquiflavi includes the following:
- a CDS encoding ABC transporter permease subunit, which produces MWAICFNEFKGHFKSIKSIIVIAIIFGVTFLSADFMTNVAVQLELEELGTDRFAIGAFFMIFVFGFIFITGLSHDLINREVSTRTMRFLVTKTSRTKILLGKYFGVWLFWLFCIFTSFILITIISKNFLWSGIIENMIFISAALALNLIFSILIPKPSVSMFFGIVFALVFPVISFWAIYDERLFIHWFKFFTPYYYSTIGHSYFLINIGYTVVLLLIAIKLFERRDL
- a CDS encoding cyclic lactone autoinducer peptide, coding for MKFLASLLGFVALLTDKIATFNSCFWFAYEPTPPEKRQHLNVDKN
- a CDS encoding sensor histidine kinase; the encoded protein is MDILSSLLGAFIETFLILMIGFYLIGLELKNRLIAVSIVSFYGSVLIIMLKSTLSLEIYLLILVLCLGILLALILNFNILHCLLLVFFGSLCLLIAESISFALILLISKPLNIQDHFLELHPLIKALPHWTLLMITYLFLKKKEIQIVKGKQLGKIPTIHLANLGIIGSLTLYFIWFYERHNEYIINYLSTGFFIGSTITISYLFKVGLNRNMAEIARKNEEQYEEDEKQYISLVESQRHDFIHHLLAAHGMLSEGNNEMCKNYLNEVLNEASVISEVLPLKSSATSGLLLAYKMKARQKGVTINYSILDNLAEIPCKTFETNRILGNLIQNAIEEAEKTIKKEVAIYIRKSKKSIQIEVSNYGDIVEFSNNIDKIFLRGFSTKDYTENQGAGLVNVYKIVEKYNGSIFPEIKNELIVFTVTIPIKVRVMKI
- the tnpB gene encoding IS66 family insertion sequence element accessory protein TnpB (TnpB, as the term is used for proteins encoded by IS66 family insertion elements, is considered an accessory protein, since TnpC, encoded by a neighboring gene, is a DDE family transposase.), which produces MKHDYTDVKNIYIICGKTDMRKGIDGLATLIQDFFELDPYGDSIFLFAGWKKDRYKCLYFDGDGFAMLYKRLDNGKLQWPKDEQAVRNLSQKELRWLLEGLSIQQPKAIQPSPKGAF
- a CDS encoding accessory gene regulator B family protein, with amino-acid sequence MNFYPSEISKNLSSVVVFYHPKYKDKEDNIRHGLEWIISCLNQFLLVLLLSYPFNLHMEALICLASGALLKMFAGGIHFSGYFRCLLFSSFQVVLIATFSNALDKVIFVQYILYLLICISFYILLVNAPKLYKKKDHFTNEQKNKLKIAALTVFLFLSIYSLFLQPSYKMCILASMLLQVYSVTKIGEITTLSIDNWLSNILQKRRDIL
- a CDS encoding LytR/AlgR family response regulator transcription factor, coding for MLTKINIAIVDDEVAVLNHLVKLFSNISEVSLKCMTTNANELIEKLNTINIDVVLLDINIPEIDGFQLADYLRSNHPSIKIIFMSAYHEYALKGYNFYPEDYLVKPVNFLRLKQTINRITNQSNSIVNNKIGIRSDGVFKLINVNEIKYVERKGRKTRIYLENNQIINCNENLNVLEQMLATKGFYRTHQSFLVQLDKIQEISPDNYMKSYNIKLKDCETNINVSRNKYKELKQELEKFLLS
- a CDS encoding ABC transporter ATP-binding protein, producing the protein MNVIEAHNMTKIYGPKTVVNNVNLIVKKGEIYGFLGRNGAGKSTFINMITGIVRPTSGEFKLLNESKLDKVYHRIGVLPDYSTFYDSLTALGHLKYYSKINGYSISTKEGQSILDRVGLLEHANKKAGKFSFGMKKKLGIAQAIVHNPELIFLDEPTSGIDAESGLNIQQLILDLKAEGKTIFMTSHNLNEVEKICTRMAIMKDGSILNEGTLEDLRMRYSSSIEVEIKHSAFSNREIDLIPQFLNSIGKNVKTKGNKTSLVVNSEEKIPSIVRALTNHKIDIYRLNVNEPSLEEIFLDKRKEKKKIS